One stretch of Methanoregula sp. DNA includes these proteins:
- the nadC gene encoding carboxylating nicotinate-nucleotide diphosphorylase, with translation MVSLDYLLRFIDEDAPFGDVTSETIISDIRCHAEISSERTGIIAGLCEADMLFSHYGATVKQVAQDGQRVKSGDTLLVIQGDAKKILLVERTALNIIGRMSGIATQTREMVDIVSAVNGQCRIAATRKTCPGFRALDKKAVQIGGGDPHRETLSDGILIKDNHLALVPLTNAIAAAKKATLYKKIEVEVETPADAMLAAAAGADIILLDNMNPGQVKTTLDALMDKGLRDRVTIELSGGIDRTSLRDFAALNVDVISMGALTHTVQNFSVKLEIKPEI, from the coding sequence ATGGTATCACTCGATTACCTGCTACGCTTTATCGATGAGGATGCGCCATTTGGGGATGTGACATCAGAAACCATCATTTCCGATATACGTTGTCATGCAGAAATTTCTTCAGAGCGGACGGGCATCATTGCTGGACTCTGCGAAGCAGACATGCTCTTTTCTCATTATGGTGCGACGGTAAAGCAGGTCGCGCAGGATGGCCAAAGGGTAAAATCGGGGGATACTCTCCTTGTAATCCAAGGAGATGCAAAAAAGATCCTGCTGGTCGAACGGACTGCACTCAACATTATCGGAAGAATGAGCGGTATTGCAACCCAGACGCGGGAGATGGTCGATATCGTATCGGCAGTAAACGGACAATGCCGGATCGCCGCCACGCGGAAGACCTGTCCCGGGTTCAGGGCACTTGACAAAAAGGCAGTGCAGATCGGGGGAGGGGATCCCCACCGTGAAACTCTGAGCGATGGTATCCTCATCAAGGACAATCATCTGGCACTGGTCCCGCTGACCAATGCCATTGCTGCTGCTAAAAAGGCCACACTCTATAAAAAGATCGAAGTGGAAGTCGAGACACCGGCGGATGCCATGCTGGCTGCTGCCGCAGGTGCCGATATTATCCTGCTCGATAACATGAATCCCGGGCAGGTTAAAACCACGCTCGATGCACTCATGGACAAAGGATTACGGGATCGCGTGACTATCGAACTGTCCGGGGGCATCGATCGAACTTCGCTCCGTGATTTTGCAGCATTGAATGTTGATGTCATCAGCATGGGTGCACTTACTCATACGGTCCAAAATTTTTCCGTAAAACTGGAGATTAAACCGGAAATTTGA